The following DNA comes from Microbacterium terregens.
GCACAGCTCGACCCGCTGGGCGCTTTCGCTGAAGAGCGCGAAATTCGTTCCATTGCCGTCGAAAGTCGCGCCGAGCGGGTAGCTCGAACCGGGCCAGGTCTGCACATCGTCTCCGTCGTCTCGCGGCACGGGCTCATCCAGCACCGGCGGGGAGTCCCACATTAGTGGTCGCGGATGCGAGGTACCGGGGGCTTGCGCGAACGCCCGCGGCGGTTCAGTCCTCGTCGGAGAGCAGGTCCGGTCGGCGATCCCGCGTCCGCACCAGTTGCTGCTCGCGACGCCACGCGGCGATTGCGCCGTGGTTGCCGCTCAGCAGTACCGGCGGCACCTCCAGGCCCCGCCAGGAGGCGGGTTTGGTGTAGGACGGATACTCGAGCAGTCCGTCCTCGTGGGATTCCTCGACCAGGCTCGCGGGGTTTCCCACCACACCCGGGATGAGCCGCGCGATCGCCTCGATCATCGCCATCGCCGCGACCTCGCCCCCGTTCAACACGTAGTCGCCGAGGCTCACGAGCCGCACCTCGCCCAGCGATGCCGCGTGTGCGAACACGCGCTCGTCGATCCCCTCGTAGCGGCCGCAGCCGAAGACCAGATGCCGGCGTCCGGCGAGCTCACGGGCCGTCGCCTGGGTGAACACCT
Coding sequences within:
- the trmD gene encoding tRNA (guanosine(37)-N1)-methyltransferase TrmD produces the protein MRIDVVSIFPAFFDVLEVSLLGRARGNGLLDVRVHDLRDWAHDRHRTVDDTPYGGGAGMVMKPEPWGEALEAIAVDAGLAAETDSRPLFLFPSPAGEVFTQATARELAGRRHLVFGCGRYEGIDERVFAHAASLGEVRLVSLGDYVLNGGEVAAMAMIEAIARLIPGVVGNPASLVEESHEDGLLEYPSYTKPASWRGLEVPPVLLSGNHGAIAAWRREQQLVRTRDRRPDLLSDED